The Verrucomicrobium spinosum DSM 4136 = JCM 18804 DNA segment GTATTCTCCGCGAACCTTGAGTTCTTGAGAGCCTCCAGCACCATGCCGATCTGGTCATCGATCCATTCCACCCGTGCATAGTATCCTTCAAGGGCGCGTTTGGCCAATGCAGGTGGGACGCGTTCAAATTTTCGGTCATTTCTCAGGTGCCGGTAGTTGAGCGGCAGGGTGTCCACGTAGCCGGGAGGGACCTCCGGAAATGGCACCTTGTCCCTGAAGTGCTCAAGGTACTCCGGCGGTGCCACAAGCGGGTAGTGTGGCGCGATGAATCCAATGGTGAGGAAGAACGGCTTGTTGTTGTCCGCACCCCGTTCTTTCAAAAACTTGATGGCGTGATCGCGTCGGACGACATCCACGAATTCATCCATGTCTGCATGCTCTCCCGCATGCTCAAACTCCTCCCCCAGTTCGTCACCGCGATCTTCAAACCGCCCGGCCGCCAGTCGCTGCCTGGGTTTGATGGCGTTTGAACCGCGCGCAGCCCGCTCTGCTCCTGGTTCCTTGCCCGGGGTTATCCTGCCGTCTTTTTCTGAGATGATCTGATAGCCGTGGGTCATCCCGCCCTTGTAGTGCATCTTGCCATTCAGGTAGGAATCGTAGCCCGCAGCATTGAGGATGCGTGCGAGGCTGGGTGTTCCTTCTGGAACGCCCGGCGTGTTGCTCCAGACTCTGTGGCCGGACACATACTTGCCGGTGGTGAAAGACTGGCGCGACGGAGTACAGATGGGAGAGGCACAGTAATGAGCGTCAAAGAGAACGCCCCGCTCTGCCAGCGCATCCAGATGGGGCGTACGGGCCACCTTGTCCCCGGCGCAGCCCATGACACTGGCGTTGTGCTCGTCCGTCATAATGACAATGATGTTGGGGGGGAGCGGTCTCGCTGCCCTTGCACCAGTAACAGCTGTACCCACCAGAAGACAAATGGCGGCCAGAAAACCACCGCATGAGGCGATCGCTTGTTGATGAAGACCCTGCCGGACAGGTCGTCGCGTTTTCGTAGGTGAAGCATTCATATGATTTCCAAATGTCCCACTGCCGCAGTTCGGTTGCCTAAATCATCGGCACCAGACATCGGAAACTGCACTCTGCGCCCCGTTGTTCCCCGCACTTGTGGACAACGGGGCGCTGTTCTAATGCCGCATCCAATCAAGGAAAGACAGGCTGCTGGCGCCAGGCCTGACTCAAAGCGAGAATCTCCTGCTGGCTGAGCGCAGTGTTGTACATGCGCACATCATCGATCCCGCCTTTGAAGTACCGGCTGCTGTTGTAGGTATCGCGGCCAATGTAGAGCGGTTCATTGAAATTCGCATTTACCGCCGTGGCACTCCGGGTGGCGACCAGGAGGCCGCTCCCACCGTCCATATACACCTTCACCGTCGTGGGATCGACGACCATCGCAACAAAGGTCCATACCCCGTCTGGAAGAGCAAGTCCTGTGGCGGTGTTCGCCCCGCCCCCTTGCCAGGTAGATCGCAACTGGTTGCCAACCACTCGCAGACCGGTCAGCGCGCTTCCCCGGCTGAAGGCGATGCCCGCGTACTCTGGCTGGTTGCCATTGCGCTTAACCCACCCGGTAAGGGTGAACTGATTCCCTGTAACCGGGGGCACTGGTGCCACGATGGCGTCGTTCACGCCATCGAACATCGCCCCGCCCTGGATCACTCCACCTGACCAGGCAGCTCCCTGCACAGCCCCATCGAGCCCGTTGCCAGACGAGTCCGCTGCGACCACACCGGTCGTCTCGTCCAGAGCCCAGTGTCCCACTGTCGAGGTGGAAGCGGGGCTGACCGGGATCGTGACATGAACGGGCGCCCCTGCATAGAGAGCGGCCTGATAGTTGCAGCTCGCGTCGTCGCTGGGATCAGGCAGGTTTACCGTCACAAGAACTCCGTTGGCGATGTCTGTCACCTGCACCGTCTCTCCAGGGCGTGGATAGATGCCCGGCAGGGTATAGGCATAGGAGCCAACCTTAAGCGGGGCATTGACGGTGATGTTGAGCTGGGTCGCCAGCAGATCATGTGTCGGATCCGTGGCGGAGAGATCCCAAGAATCTCCATTTCGACGCAATTGAACCAGTGCCGGACGGTCAACGCTCACCTGAAGTCCAGAGGACGTAGTGACTGTCGCGGCAGAATGGAATGCCAGTTGCACCACCCCCAGGGTGTGGTCACAGATGCCCTGCACGTTGTTTCCGTTGCTCACCACCTCCAGATTGCTCTGCAGATTAGCCAGGTAGCCGGGCATCTCGGCGGCAGTAATGTTCGGCACCACCACATAGAAGTACTTTGTAAGCCCTGAGGTGGCCGGGGTCACGCCGTGGCCGACGGCCAGGTGAATGATCGGAACCGAGGAGGTGTCCGCTGGATGGGTGTCCACAACGGCCGCCCCACCACGGATGTAAAGAGGCTGAGCCCCCTGAGGAAAAACCAGATAGCCAATGCTGCCCTGGTGCAGCCAGGTGGGCCCCGTGAGATTGACCGTCTGGTCGATAGATGTACCCGCGGTGATCGTGACCACCGGTCCACCGTTCACACTGTAGCTAAGACTTCCGTCCCACCGTGTCTGATCCACCGTAGTGATGATGTTCCTGTTCTGCCCCGTCTCCACCCGTCCAACGTTGGATCCCAGTGCGATGGCTTCAGCACCGGGAAAGAACCAGGCCTTGTCCGCCTGGGCGGCGGAATAGTGCGGGCTCACGGTCGTGAGGGGGCGGTAGCGCATGGCGGCAAATCCACAGGAGCCGTCGGACGCCATGCCTGCGTAGTTGCTGCCTTTGGCCGCATTGCTGCCTTCCGTCGGAATGGCATCCGTCCGCCATTCTTCCGTCAGGCCTGGCAGAGCATGCCAGTCCCAGCGGCGCTTGACATTGATATCGTATTCATTGCCTGTCACCTTAGTCTGGAGAATGCCGCTGCCTGCATGCCAGGACTTGCCTACGGCCTCAAAATCTTCCGCTCCCATGGTGCGATCATTGGCCATTTTCACTGAAAAATAGAAGGAGTCTGTGCTCGCCACCGCACCTCCTTCGCGATGAACCATGAGATTGCCCACCCAGAAAGGGAAATTGCCCGTGACGGACTGGGTACCGGCCGAGAGGGCGTTGCGCCAGTTGATCAAAGCGGCCTCGTTTGTGATCACCGTGGTTGGCTGTTTGGCGTTCAGCAGCGCGGTGACATTCCCGGGCAGTCCGGCCGTGAACTTGGTTTTGGAGTCTCCGTAGTAGGACCGACCGCTGACAGTGAAATCAAAGTCCTTTTTGTAGATCATCTTGTCGTAGGCATGGAGATACCGGTCTGCGATGAACTGATAGCCTTCGCTCCCCAGATCGATGCCGGTGTCTTTGAGCATCTTGTAGCTGATGCTGGGTTCGATAAGCCACTCCCCACCATAGGCCCACATGGCCGCATCGCTGGCGGAATCGGTGTGATGAGATACCGTGCCGTCGGGCTGGAAGCCAGACTGGCCAAACTGGTGTGCATTGCGGAACGCGTGGCGAACCCAGAAGACATAGTCATCCAGCACCCCATGCGGCGTCCAGCCGGGCATGTACAGCGCGGAGGGGAAGGAACTGTAGTAGCCTGCGTACCAATAGGGAATGTAGGTGATGGGCCGGTTGTAGTCAGCCCAGATCGCCGGCAGTGTCACCCATCCGCGGAATCGATGCCCCAAGTTGGCATCAGAGAAGGCACCCTCAGTATGATTGGTGTCGGTCAACTGCCCCCATCTGGCCCCCGGCGAATTAATTTCCCGATACGAGACCGGATTGCCGAACGACAACTGAAAGAACCTCACGAGGTGCTCATGAAGTGCCGTGGCCACAGCGTTTCCACTGCGAACATCCGCCAGCAGGTCCGGCATGAGCCAGACGGCGGGGCCGGTCATCGGATCCGTAAAGCGCCACTGGTGGGAAAGATCGTTGAACTTGATCACCCCTTTTTCATTGAGGCGGAAGAAGCCGTCCCCATAATCCGTGCCAATGGGGGTGCCATTGAACAAGACAGTTGCAGGGTCCACCGGGAACTTTTCCAGCAAGGCAGTCATGGCCGAGTAGAGCGCCAGCTTCAGCCTCGTGTGATTCGCAGGCGTTCCGCCCGGCCCATACATTGCCGACTGCTTGTACGCCTTGCCCAGCCCACCGATCTTTTTTATCACTTCCACCCACTGGTTCCCCAAGGCTCCATTCGTGTTGACAAAGTTGCTGATGGGCAAGGTGTAAAACGTGTACCCGCTGAAGCGGCCATTGTTGGCCTCGATCTCCGTCAGCATGGTGCCCACGGTCGCATCACTGTAGTTCCCCCCGCCCCAAAGATCCCCATCTGCCAGGGCATGGCTGCTGGCGAAGCTGAGGAACCCGTTCAGCAATGGTTGGGTGACTCCGCGAACCACCAGATTTACCGTGGCCAGGGTGCTGGCACCGCTCGACAGGGTGACCGTGAGCGGGTAGTCCACGGGAGAGGCTGACACCGACTGGCCCGCCTTCACCTTGAGCGCGCCAAAGAGACGACTCACCGAGTCACGCTGGTTCACCAGTTCAAACACGCCAGAGGGATCCGATGCGATGGCCAGGGTGTGGGAGGCAGGTATGGGAACCTGATGTGCGTTCTTGTTCTCCAGCAAATGAATCTTCCCGTTGACCTCCGCTCCCGCGGGGCTCCCCGTCTGAATGTCAAAATAGCCTGCGAACAACGTTTCTGCCGTGGCGGAAACGGGAGAACAAAAAAAAGCGGCCGCCCCGAGGAGGGCCGCCGCCAGTACTTTTCTGATTGGCTTCATTCGATTGTGGTTTGGGTTGAAGTTGGCTGCAATCACCACGCGCCCGCCCCCTCACCACCATTCCTCACGGGTTCACTAAGTGATCTGACAGCGACTCCTCCAAATGTCTGACTTCACCCTGTAGTTGCATAAAACCTCAGATCACCTCACCACAGACCAAAAAAAATCACGCCACAGGTGCACACCAGGTTAATAGAGCACCACCGCCCCCGTGTGGGCATTGATCACGAGGGTACGATAGTTGTCCGGCAGCGTCATTGGATCCGCTTCTGCGGACTTCGCCACATCTTTCTCCAGTGCGAAGGTTATGCACCATGTCGGGTCCGTTTCGCCTCGCGGCAACGTGGTGCCTCCTTCAGGTTTGAAGGCGAATACGGGCGGAGTTTTCACGGCATCTTCCACAGCATCCTCTCCCACCATGGAACTGCGAGACAGGATGTTCGACCACTCGCTGCTCTCCACCATGATGGTGGAGTTGTCCAGCAGGTTGACTTCCCCGTAAGGCCGCCACTTCCCGGTAGTGCGGTCCGGCAACATCAACTGCCAGCCCTGATGTAGCAGCGGGGCTTCCGGGCCCGGTGCCACCTGCCTTCGCAAGAACCGCACCCCGACCATCCGGTTTTCCCGCACGGCAAGCTGTGCGGCATAAGCCATCTCGTTGGTAAACCGGTTCGATGAGGACGTCAATTGCTGGGCCGCAAGCATCCCCCCCACCGACATTGAGGAAATCACCATAAGGAGAGATATCAATGCCACGACCACCAACATCTCAATCAGAGTAAAGGCTGGCAGGCACCGGGACTTGGTGGGAATCAGATCAGTTTTCACGGGAAGTTTCGAGCTTGGCGGCAGGAATTTGCACTATGGTGGTGAAGATCCTGTGACTGAGCCGGAGATTCGTCAGGTCAGCCCCCAGGTTCTTGATGTCTTCGTCGTATTTCGAAGCGGCGGTGAAGTACTTCGAAGTGGTCCATGTCCGGAGCTGGTCCGCAAGAGCATCCGCCTTGGTGTTGTCGAGCGCTGCCCAGTCCTCTTCATGCAGAGCCACCAGAGTCAATCTCACCATGGGGGGGAGCTGGTGCCGGCACTTTTCCGCCAAGGTCGTGGCGTCCGGCCACTGGTGGCGTCGCGTGTCATAAATGTAGGCGGGCGCGAAGGAAGTATCGACGCCGGAGACTCCCACGATCGA contains these protein-coding regions:
- a CDS encoding sulfatase-like hydrolase/transferase, which gives rise to MNASPTKTRRPVRQGLHQQAIASCGGFLAAICLLVGTAVTGARAARPLPPNIIVIMTDEHNASVMGCAGDKVARTPHLDALAERGVLFDAHYCASPICTPSRQSFTTGKYVSGHRVWSNTPGVPEGTPSLARILNAAGYDSYLNGKMHYKGGMTHGYQIISEKDGRITPGKEPGAERAARGSNAIKPRQRLAAGRFEDRGDELGEEFEHAGEHADMDEFVDVVRRDHAIKFLKERGADNNKPFFLTIGFIAPHYPLVAPPEYLEHFRDKVPFPEVPPGYVDTLPLNYRHLRNDRKFERVPPALAKRALEGYYARVEWIDDQIGMVLEALKNSRFAENTVVIYTSDHGENLGEHGLWWKNCMFDSGARVPLIVSWPSRWKGGQHRTGACGVLDLVQTIAAIGGAQVPSDWKGVSMIPWLDDHSAPWRDLAVSEYYASYVASGFAMIRQGDWKYVYHTRADELHGPERELYNLREDPRELHNLAGKEENMPRMEAMHKAMVEETGEDPEVTEARWRAGETPEVPRS
- a CDS encoding polysaccharide lyase family 8 super-sandwich domain-containing protein, translating into MKPIRKVLAAALLGAAAFFCSPVSATAETLFAGYFDIQTGSPAGAEVNGKIHLLENKNAHQVPIPASHTLAIASDPSGVFELVNQRDSVSRLFGALKVKAGQSVSASPVDYPLTVTLSSGASTLATVNLVVRGVTQPLLNGFLSFASSHALADGDLWGGGNYSDATVGTMLTEIEANNGRFSGYTFYTLPISNFVNTNGALGNQWVEVIKKIGGLGKAYKQSAMYGPGGTPANHTRLKLALYSAMTALLEKFPVDPATVLFNGTPIGTDYGDGFFRLNEKGVIKFNDLSHQWRFTDPMTGPAVWLMPDLLADVRSGNAVATALHEHLVRFFQLSFGNPVSYREINSPGARWGQLTDTNHTEGAFSDANLGHRFRGWVTLPAIWADYNRPITYIPYWYAGYYSSFPSALYMPGWTPHGVLDDYVFWVRHAFRNAHQFGQSGFQPDGTVSHHTDSASDAAMWAYGGEWLIEPSISYKMLKDTGIDLGSEGYQFIADRYLHAYDKMIYKKDFDFTVSGRSYYGDSKTKFTAGLPGNVTALLNAKQPTTVITNEAALINWRNALSAGTQSVTGNFPFWVGNLMVHREGGAVASTDSFYFSVKMANDRTMGAEDFEAVGKSWHAGSGILQTKVTGNEYDINVKRRWDWHALPGLTEEWRTDAIPTEGSNAAKGSNYAGMASDGSCGFAAMRYRPLTTVSPHYSAAQADKAWFFPGAEAIALGSNVGRVETGQNRNIITTVDQTRWDGSLSYSVNGGPVVTITAGTSIDQTVNLTGPTWLHQGSIGYLVFPQGAQPLYIRGGAAVVDTHPADTSSVPIIHLAVGHGVTPATSGLTKYFYVVVPNITAAEMPGYLANLQSNLEVVSNGNNVQGICDHTLGVVQLAFHSAATVTTSSGLQVSVDRPALVQLRRNGDSWDLSATDPTHDLLATQLNITVNAPLKVGSYAYTLPGIYPRPGETVQVTDIANGVLVTVNLPDPSDDASCNYQAALYAGAPVHVTIPVSPASTSTVGHWALDETTGVVAADSSGNGLDGAVQGAAWSGGVIQGGAMFDGVNDAIVAPVPPVTGNQFTLTGWVKRNGNQPEYAGIAFSRGSALTGLRVVGNQLRSTWQGGGANTATGLALPDGVWTFVAMVVDPTTVKVYMDGGSGLLVATRSATAVNANFNEPLYIGRDTYNSSRYFKGGIDDVRMYNTALSQQEILALSQAWRQQPVFP
- the vccD gene encoding Verru_Chthon cassette protein D, which codes for MKTDLIPTKSRCLPAFTLIEMLVVVALISLLMVISSMSVGGMLAAQQLTSSSNRFTNEMAYAAQLAVRENRMVGVRFLRRQVAPGPEAPLLHQGWQLMLPDRTTGKWRPYGEVNLLDNSTIMVESSEWSNILSRSSMVGEDAVEDAVKTPPVFAFKPEGGTTLPRGETDPTWCITFALEKDVAKSAEADPMTLPDNYRTLVINAHTGAVVLY